The proteins below come from a single Takifugu rubripes chromosome 10, fTakRub1.2, whole genome shotgun sequence genomic window:
- the ccdc191 gene encoding coiled-coil domain-containing protein 191 isoform X1: MAFHSHSHLFEWSGLDKTKTPGGKKTPDHLRDHKDASAEAQALLSKWMSSKLQMEDEGDLTSSFERKSTAAATSYGNFDDLYSSLSEEKDNRAVKAVLKNLMEREVLDGAMMEKLALDEGQRRKMFIDPAITMEVRHLQVRQNRAQREVARLKKQSEIEAQQDARREAKRREELREMKDLQRQEHLLQNEMARLRRQVQERRRREQPGRQREKEKVEATESIGPQPAPGQQQAAESLYKEKSIHTMIHMRNLKCLQKHFSIWRSTALDQRLLMDKTSALYDWKRKLRVWRAWRAVVWAKQKQREVRRAEQELRVDNRKCQIATKNYHRRLLQRCLAGWHLCCRMQRERDAILAQQEETRHKMAALIDAVSTSKLDVSDTPDMKPVMTPPEAANHQEKKKHHRSETFAPGASAHLQRMTSVGHLANPSQTRHVACRHAAPTAAELQEAGGRVEHSGSSERAAWQRGRTQRVPAEPGGVCTPQRQSKPTRSHPIIMATEARARRRAERWKAIEEHKRRRAEEKLAAMKAAEEQMQLEKEEEKRRSVQKREEEKRREKEREEEKQREIKRQQELQKLARQHYSKNLLSRRGLLPWKRLSDLSKAKMKLAGSHYNRFLLRRCALGWHQSAKASQSDKRASADQLYQRLLLQRSLSCWKRIKVWRTIQEEQAKHLYRTHTLRRFLLALCDHVTQQRLLYWDQEELAHEHHNRQVLRRCFLAWGQLPQIQHEERVKEGRRERLACKVVEVLPDFRLQLAETLQNIWDTDTSAASVPITE; the protein is encoded by the exons ACCCCTGACCATTTAAGAGACCACAAAGACGCATCTGCAGAAG CTCAGGCTCTCCTTAGCAAATGGATGAGCAGTAAGTTgcagatggaggatgaaggtgaCCTGACGTCCTCATTTGAGAGGAAAAGCACCGCTGCTGCCACAAGCTATGGAAATTTTGACG ACCTGTACAGCAGTCTGTCTGAGGAGAAAGACAACAGAGCTGTGAAAGCGGTACTAAAAAACCTCATGGAGCGAGAAGTGTTGGATGGTGCAATGATGGAGAAGCTAGCGCTGGATGAAGGACAAAGGAGGAAGATGTTTATAGACCCTGCCATCACCATGGAAGTGCGACACCTGCAG GTGCGGCAGAATAGGGCTCAGCGGGAGGTGGCGAGGCTAAAGAAACAGAGCGAGATCGAGGCTCAGCAGGATGCCAGGCGAGAggcaaagaggagggaggaactTAGGGAGATGAAGGATTTACAGAGGCAGGAGCACTTGTTGCAGAATGAGATGGCGAGGCTGCGACGTCAAGTGCAAGAGAGGAGACGCCGAGAGCAGCCGGGTCGACAAAG agaaaaggaaaaagttgAAGCAACAGAGTCCATAGGCCCCCAACCTGCTCCTGGGCAGCAACAGGCTGCAGAGAGCCTATATAAAGAAAAAAGCATACATACCATGATTCACATGCGGAATCTCAAG TGTTTGCAGAAGCACTTCTCCATATGGCGCTCCACTGCGCTGGACCAAAGGCTGCTTATGGACAAGACGTCGGCCCTGTACGActggaagaggaagctgagagtGTGGCGTGCATGGCGGGCAGTGGTGTGGGCCAAACAGAAGCAGCGGGAGgtcaggagagcagagcaggagctgCGTGTAGACAACAG GAAATGCCAAATAGCCACGAAGAACTACCACAGGCGGCTGCTGCAGAGATGTTTGGCAGGGTGGCACCTGTGTTGTCGGATGCAAAGGGAAAGAGATGCAATTCTGGCTCAGCAGGAGGAGACGCGGCACAAGATGGCTGCTTTGATTGACGCGGTGTCAACATCCAAACTCGACGTCAGTGACACCCCAGATATGAAGCCGGTAATGACTCCCCCTGAGGCAGCTaaccaccaggagaag AAAAAGCACCACAGGTCAGAGACTTTTGCCCCTGGGGCCTCTGCACACCTTCAGAGAATGACCTCCGTGGGGCACCTGGCCAATCCATCACAGACGCGGCACGTCGCCTGTCGCCATGCGGCTCCAACCGCAGCTGAGCTCCAGGAGGCGGGAGGCAGGGTGGAGCACTCCGGCAGCTCCGAGAGGGCAGCATGGCAGCGCGGCAG GACACAGAGGGTCCCTGCAGAACCCGGCGGTGTCTGTACACCTCAGAGGCAATCAAAACCGACCCGCTCGCATCCAATCATCATGG CCACGGAGGCCCGGGCGCGCCGACGAGCCGAGCGGTGGAAGGCGATTGAAGAACACAAGagaaggagggcagaggagaagcTG GCTGCAATGAAAGCGGCCGAGGAGCAGatgcagctggagaaggaagaggagaagcgcCGGTCGGTgcagaaaagggaggaggagaaaaggcgTGAAAAAGAA agggaagaggaaaaacaaagggagaTCAAAAGGCAACAAGAGCTCCAGAAGCTAGCCAGACAACACTACAGTAAAAACTTGCTGTCGCGGAGAGGAttgctgccatggaaacgctTGAGTGACCTAAGCAAAGCAAAGATGAAA CTGGCTGGGAGTCACTACAATCGTTTCCTCCTGCGACGGTGCGCGCTAGGCTGGCACCAGTCAGCAAAAGCATCACAGTCGGATAAACGAGCTTCTGCGGACCAACTGTACCAGCGCCTCCTGCTTCAGAGGAGCTTGAGCTGCTGGAAAAGA ATAAAGGTCTGGAGGacgattcaggaggagcaagcCAAACATTTGTATCGCACTCACACTCTGAGAAGGTTCCTGTTGGCACTGTgtgaccatgtgacccagcagaggCTGCTGTATTGGGACCAAGAAGAGTTGGCTCATGAGCACCATAACAG ACAGGTGCTGCGCCGATGTTTCCTGGCCTGGGGACAGCTTCCACAAATACAGCACGAGGAGAGGGTGAAGGAGGGGCGGAGAGAGAGACTGGCATGTAAAGTGGTTGAGGTCCTCCCTGACTTCCGGTTGCAGTTGGCAGAAACTCTCCAAAATATATGGGACACTGACACCAGTGCTGCATCTGTCCCAATAACTGAATAA
- the ccdc191 gene encoding coiled-coil domain-containing protein 191 isoform X2: MAFHSHSHLFEWSGLDKTKTPGGKKTPDHLRDHKDASAEAQALLSKWMSSKLQMEDEGDLTSSFERKSTAAATSYGNFDDLYSSLSEEKDNRAVKAVLKNLMEREVLDGAMMEKLALDEGQRRKMFIDPAITMEVRHLQVRQNRAQREVARLKKQSEIEAQQDARREAKRREELREMKDLQRQEHLLQNEMARLRRQVQERRRREQPGRQREKEKVEATESIGPQPAPGQQQAAESLYKEKSIHTMIHMRNLKCLQKHFSIWRSTALDQRLLMDKTSALYDWKRKLRVWRAWRAVVWAKQKQREVRRAEQELRVDNRKCQIATKNYHRRLLQRCLAGWHLCCRMQRERDAILAQQEETRHKMAALIDAVSTSKLDVSDTPDMKPVMTPPEAANHQEKKKHHRSETFAPGASAHLQRMTSVGHLANPSQTRHVACRHAAPTAAELQEAGGRVEHSGSSERAAWQRGRTQRVPAEPGGVCTPQRQSKPTRSHPIIMATEARARRRAERWKAIEEHKRRRAEEKLAAMKAAEEQMQLEKEEEKRRSVQKREEEKRREKEREEEKQREIKRQQELQKLARQHYSKNLLSRRGLLPWKRLSDLSKAKMKLAGSHYNRFLLRRCALGWHQSAKASQSDKRASADQLYQRLLLQRSLSCWKRIKVWRTIQEEQAKHLYRTHTLRRFLLALCDHVTQQRLLYWDQEELAHEHHNRCCADVSWPGDSFHKYSTRRG, translated from the exons ACCCCTGACCATTTAAGAGACCACAAAGACGCATCTGCAGAAG CTCAGGCTCTCCTTAGCAAATGGATGAGCAGTAAGTTgcagatggaggatgaaggtgaCCTGACGTCCTCATTTGAGAGGAAAAGCACCGCTGCTGCCACAAGCTATGGAAATTTTGACG ACCTGTACAGCAGTCTGTCTGAGGAGAAAGACAACAGAGCTGTGAAAGCGGTACTAAAAAACCTCATGGAGCGAGAAGTGTTGGATGGTGCAATGATGGAGAAGCTAGCGCTGGATGAAGGACAAAGGAGGAAGATGTTTATAGACCCTGCCATCACCATGGAAGTGCGACACCTGCAG GTGCGGCAGAATAGGGCTCAGCGGGAGGTGGCGAGGCTAAAGAAACAGAGCGAGATCGAGGCTCAGCAGGATGCCAGGCGAGAggcaaagaggagggaggaactTAGGGAGATGAAGGATTTACAGAGGCAGGAGCACTTGTTGCAGAATGAGATGGCGAGGCTGCGACGTCAAGTGCAAGAGAGGAGACGCCGAGAGCAGCCGGGTCGACAAAG agaaaaggaaaaagttgAAGCAACAGAGTCCATAGGCCCCCAACCTGCTCCTGGGCAGCAACAGGCTGCAGAGAGCCTATATAAAGAAAAAAGCATACATACCATGATTCACATGCGGAATCTCAAG TGTTTGCAGAAGCACTTCTCCATATGGCGCTCCACTGCGCTGGACCAAAGGCTGCTTATGGACAAGACGTCGGCCCTGTACGActggaagaggaagctgagagtGTGGCGTGCATGGCGGGCAGTGGTGTGGGCCAAACAGAAGCAGCGGGAGgtcaggagagcagagcaggagctgCGTGTAGACAACAG GAAATGCCAAATAGCCACGAAGAACTACCACAGGCGGCTGCTGCAGAGATGTTTGGCAGGGTGGCACCTGTGTTGTCGGATGCAAAGGGAAAGAGATGCAATTCTGGCTCAGCAGGAGGAGACGCGGCACAAGATGGCTGCTTTGATTGACGCGGTGTCAACATCCAAACTCGACGTCAGTGACACCCCAGATATGAAGCCGGTAATGACTCCCCCTGAGGCAGCTaaccaccaggagaag AAAAAGCACCACAGGTCAGAGACTTTTGCCCCTGGGGCCTCTGCACACCTTCAGAGAATGACCTCCGTGGGGCACCTGGCCAATCCATCACAGACGCGGCACGTCGCCTGTCGCCATGCGGCTCCAACCGCAGCTGAGCTCCAGGAGGCGGGAGGCAGGGTGGAGCACTCCGGCAGCTCCGAGAGGGCAGCATGGCAGCGCGGCAG GACACAGAGGGTCCCTGCAGAACCCGGCGGTGTCTGTACACCTCAGAGGCAATCAAAACCGACCCGCTCGCATCCAATCATCATGG CCACGGAGGCCCGGGCGCGCCGACGAGCCGAGCGGTGGAAGGCGATTGAAGAACACAAGagaaggagggcagaggagaagcTG GCTGCAATGAAAGCGGCCGAGGAGCAGatgcagctggagaaggaagaggagaagcgcCGGTCGGTgcagaaaagggaggaggagaaaaggcgTGAAAAAGAA agggaagaggaaaaacaaagggagaTCAAAAGGCAACAAGAGCTCCAGAAGCTAGCCAGACAACACTACAGTAAAAACTTGCTGTCGCGGAGAGGAttgctgccatggaaacgctTGAGTGACCTAAGCAAAGCAAAGATGAAA CTGGCTGGGAGTCACTACAATCGTTTCCTCCTGCGACGGTGCGCGCTAGGCTGGCACCAGTCAGCAAAAGCATCACAGTCGGATAAACGAGCTTCTGCGGACCAACTGTACCAGCGCCTCCTGCTTCAGAGGAGCTTGAGCTGCTGGAAAAGA ATAAAGGTCTGGAGGacgattcaggaggagcaagcCAAACATTTGTATCGCACTCACACTCTGAGAAGGTTCCTGTTGGCACTGTgtgaccatgtgacccagcagaggCTGCTGTATTGGGACCAAGAAGAGTTGGCTCATGAGCACCATAACAG GTGCTGCGCCGATGTTTCCTGGCCTGGGGACAGCTTCCACAAATACAGCACGAGGAGAGGGTGA